In Actinoplanes sp. NBC_00393, a single genomic region encodes these proteins:
- a CDS encoding transglycosylase SLT domain-containing protein, whose translation MTLGVSGVLSRISELQDQLGLNPAPAAATSGTKFASALADATRTGSALSGTVGPNGDDVVAAAKKYLGTPYVFGSTDPAKGLDCSALVQRAYQDLGVELPRTSGQQARAGRPVASMAEAKPGDILAFNSPVDHVAIYLGDNRMIAAPKPGDQVKIQNVYEKPVAIRRVLDTVPAAAVQDMSALRPAGLRSSGGLSGVPYAELFEAAGARHGVSPKLLAAVAKVESGYNPQAVSKAGAQGLMQLMPGTARGLGVDDAFDPAQAVNGAAKLLSKHLREFKSVPLALAAYNAGGGAVHKYDGIPPFSETQAYVPKVQKALAALGG comes from the coding sequence ATGACGTTGGGTGTGAGTGGGGTTCTGTCCCGCATCTCGGAGCTGCAGGACCAGCTCGGCCTCAACCCGGCTCCGGCCGCGGCCACTTCCGGAACCAAGTTCGCCTCTGCTCTCGCCGACGCGACCCGGACCGGCTCGGCGCTGTCCGGCACCGTCGGCCCGAACGGGGACGACGTGGTGGCGGCGGCCAAGAAGTACCTGGGTACGCCGTATGTGTTCGGCAGCACCGATCCGGCCAAGGGCCTGGACTGCTCGGCGCTGGTCCAGCGCGCCTACCAGGACCTCGGCGTCGAGTTGCCGCGCACGTCGGGGCAGCAGGCCCGCGCCGGGCGCCCGGTGGCGAGCATGGCCGAGGCCAAGCCGGGCGACATCCTGGCGTTCAACTCGCCGGTCGACCACGTCGCCATCTACCTCGGTGACAACAGGATGATCGCGGCGCCGAAGCCCGGCGATCAGGTCAAGATCCAGAATGTGTACGAGAAGCCGGTCGCGATCCGTCGCGTCCTGGACACCGTGCCCGCCGCTGCGGTGCAGGACATGTCCGCGCTGCGGCCGGCCGGTCTGCGCTCGTCCGGTGGCTTGAGCGGGGTGCCGTACGCGGAGTTGTTCGAAGCGGCCGGCGCCCGCCACGGCGTCTCGCCGAAGCTGCTCGCCGCGGTAGCGAAGGTGGAGTCCGGCTACAACCCGCAGGCCGTCAGCAAGGCCGGCGCCCAAGGTTTGATGCAGCTCATGCCGGGCACCGCACGGGGGCTCGGGGTCGACGACGCGTTCGACCCGGCGCAGGCCGTGAACGGGGCGGCGAAGCTGCTCAGCAAGCATCTGCGGGAGTTCAAGTCGGTGCCGCTGGCCCTGGCCGCGTACAACGCGGGTGGCGGGGCGGTGCACAAGTACGACGGGATCCCGCCGTTCAGTGAGACCCAGGCGTACGTCCCGAAGGTGCAGAAGGCCCTGGCCGCGCTCGGCGGCTGA
- a CDS encoding flagellar hook-length control protein FliK — MTTPSSVTGPDRRPVAETNRRPGGRREEGGADFGSALSAELGRPGDDEGQDAPARGARSSGASGRELSGLADRAAVAARAAAADRAAVAGRAAAADRAADLAAERGADRRAARGDEQRGAAGRQAERAAAERAATERAAAERAAGQRVTTERSAANRAMADRNAARATAERSAEQRNTADRRADKAAGMRAAERSAARRDQEREPTTTDRAGKEQESAVKPRNRPVDEEATPAATGVAAAVPVTPAVVAVDPALTGGEGGATAVPSEALTVEGVAAPVVSPVPDIAAAATPAGDQTATVAQNPAAGADQAAAAGQAGVAGQSVTGQAVADPAVANPAVAAGQALAAGQAGPANQAGAASQAVSADQAGTVAQAAGITGQAAAASPAAPPGQSTAGPVQAGTPAPVVTDVPVRPAALATPAEAAPTTPVPVETTAATTPETAGTTPAAETTATATPDTGADTGGSPNGSAGGGAQPFPAAEAAPEPAAAPTGLPTGVPLTAPAEAAASATPGTPGTPAPAGVGGPQAAAPTAPAPAPSAPPPPAPAVPTPPAAQVAMRIAPLRLDADGIHRLTVQLHPLDLGPVQVVAEIRNGDISVQLTGGTEAGTEALRSSLDELRRELEDSGFGNCSLDLRQGNAQQQARQQFAEAGALGRRTGPQSGGSDVPAEPAPGATRRAVPDGRLDIRA; from the coding sequence ATGACCACGCCGAGTTCTGTGACGGGTCCCGACCGCCGGCCGGTGGCCGAGACGAACCGCCGTCCGGGCGGGCGACGCGAGGAAGGCGGGGCGGACTTCGGTTCGGCGCTGTCGGCCGAGCTGGGCCGGCCGGGTGACGACGAAGGCCAGGATGCGCCGGCTCGGGGTGCTCGGTCTTCCGGGGCATCCGGCCGGGAATTGAGCGGGCTTGCTGACCGGGCTGCTGTTGCTGCCCGGGCTGCTGCCGCCGACCGGGCTGCCGTTGCCGGGCGGGCTGCTGCTGCGGATCGGGCCGCTGACCTCGCTGCTGAGCGTGGCGCTGACCGGCGGGCGGCGCGTGGCGACGAGCAGCGCGGTGCCGCGGGCCGTCAGGCTGAGCGGGCCGCCGCTGAGCGGGCCGCCACCGAGCGGGCTGCCGCCGAGCGCGCGGCTGGGCAGCGTGTCACCACCGAGCGGAGTGCCGCCAATCGGGCGATGGCCGACCGGAACGCCGCGCGGGCCACTGCCGAGCGCAGTGCCGAGCAGCGCAACACCGCGGATCGGCGGGCCGACAAGGCTGCCGGGATGCGGGCCGCCGAGCGCTCCGCCGCCCGACGTGACCAGGAGCGCGAGCCCACGACCACGGACCGCGCCGGCAAGGAGCAGGAGAGCGCGGTGAAGCCGCGTAACCGCCCGGTCGATGAAGAGGCCACCCCGGCCGCGACCGGTGTTGCGGCGGCAGTCCCTGTGACGCCGGCCGTAGTGGCGGTCGACCCGGCTCTCACCGGTGGTGAGGGTGGCGCGACGGCCGTACCGTCCGAGGCTCTGACTGTCGAAGGTGTGGCGGCGCCGGTCGTGAGCCCGGTGCCGGACATCGCCGCGGCCGCAACGCCGGCCGGCGACCAGACGGCGACCGTTGCGCAGAACCCCGCTGCCGGTGCCGACCAGGCCGCTGCGGCGGGCCAGGCTGGTGTCGCCGGCCAGAGTGTCACGGGCCAGGCTGTTGCGGACCCGGCTGTTGCGAACCCGGCTGTTGCCGCTGGCCAGGCCCTTGCCGCGGGCCAGGCTGGGCCCGCGAATCAGGCCGGGGCCGCAAGTCAGGCCGTTTCCGCGGACCAGGCCGGGACCGTTGCTCAGGCCGCCGGCATCACCGGGCAGGCCGCTGCCGCTTCTCCCGCCGCTCCCCCCGGACAGAGCACCGCCGGCCCGGTTCAGGCCGGCACCCCGGCCCCGGTGGTGACCGACGTTCCGGTCCGGCCCGCCGCGCTGGCCACACCGGCCGAAGCGGCCCCGACCACTCCGGTGCCCGTCGAGACCACCGCCGCCACGACACCGGAGACCGCGGGAACCACCCCGGCCGCCGAGACCACCGCCACCGCGACGCCGGACACCGGCGCCGACACCGGAGGCTCTCCGAACGGGTCCGCCGGTGGCGGCGCCCAGCCGTTCCCCGCCGCCGAAGCGGCTCCGGAACCGGCCGCCGCCCCGACCGGCCTGCCCACCGGCGTTCCGCTGACCGCGCCGGCCGAGGCCGCCGCATCCGCGACGCCCGGCACTCCAGGCACCCCGGCGCCGGCCGGTGTCGGCGGCCCGCAGGCTGCGGCTCCCACCGCCCCGGCTCCTGCGCCGTCGGCCCCGCCGCCGCCCGCGCCCGCCGTGCCGACGCCGCCGGCCGCCCAGGTGGCCATGCGGATCGCCCCGCTGCGGCTGGACGCCGACGGCATCCACCGGCTCACCGTGCAACTGCACCCGCTCGACCTCGGACCGGTGCAGGTGGTGGCGGAGATCCGCAACGGCGACATCAGCGTCCAGCTCACCGGCGGCACCGAGGCCGGCACCGAGGCGCTGCGCTCGTCCCTCGACGAGTTGCGCCGCGAGCTGGAGGACTCCGGTTTCGGGAACTGTTCGCTCGACCTGCGCCAGGGCAACGCCCAGCAGCAGGCTCGGCAACAGTTCGCGGAGGCCGGGGCGCTGGGCCGGCGTACCGGTCCGCAGTCCGGCGGCAGTGACGTTCCCGCCGAGCCGGCCCCCGGCGCCACCCGGCGTGCCGTCCCGGACGGCCGCCTGGACATCCGCGCCTGA
- the flhA gene encoding flagellar biosynthesis protein FlhA, with protein sequence MKIQNISRFAVPVGVIGIIIMMVVPLPTFLLDLLIAVNITMALLVLLVSMFVQKPLDFAVFPALLLVLTLFRLALNISATRLVLRDGDAGKVIHAFGSFVVGGNLVIGLVIFSILVIVQMIVVTKGAERVAEVGARFTLDAMPGKQMAIDADLNAGLIDDAEAKKRRAEVAAEADFYGAMDGGSKFVKGDAIAAIIITLINLIGGFAVGILQAGMAPVDAMNHYSMLSIGDGLVSQIPALLLSVATGLIVTRSATSGDMGQSVTTQLSQNKLALRIGGGAALALCVIPGLPKLPFLVVGASVLAIAHRIKDPVPEAIEAAAAEAVEMPSPDSPEQLLGEMRIDPLELALAPDLVDLVDASSGDLLDRVRALRRKMAMELGVIMPPVRTRDDLDLPLSSYAIRISGVDAGAGQAPPGTVLAIGEGLQALPGRAGVEPVFGLAGKWVPAEMHYQAELSGATVVDRASVIITHLAEIVRTNASRLLGREDVRALSEMVKRTHPVVVEELTPALLSLGQVQKVLQALLDEGVPIRDLVRIFEALSLRAKISMDHDSLVEAARGALGPAIAAQYATAGRLTVITLDPMLEQGLLESLRPSDTGAFMAIDGMRAEAIVSEASRLAEAAEQQGLNPVLACSPQLRLPLMRLLRAGSRRVQVLSYSEISGSTAQIETIGVVNGAYAGAA encoded by the coding sequence GTGAAGATACAGAACATCAGCAGGTTTGCCGTACCCGTCGGGGTCATCGGCATCATCATCATGATGGTCGTCCCTCTGCCGACCTTCCTGCTGGACCTGCTGATCGCCGTGAACATCACGATGGCCCTGCTGGTCCTGCTGGTCAGCATGTTCGTTCAGAAGCCACTCGACTTCGCGGTCTTCCCGGCCCTTCTGCTGGTGCTCACCCTCTTCCGGCTGGCGCTCAACATCAGTGCCACCCGGCTGGTGCTGCGCGACGGCGACGCCGGCAAGGTGATCCACGCGTTCGGCAGCTTCGTCGTCGGTGGCAACCTGGTCATCGGTCTGGTGATCTTCTCGATCCTGGTCATCGTCCAGATGATCGTGGTGACCAAGGGTGCCGAGCGGGTCGCCGAGGTCGGCGCCCGGTTCACGCTCGACGCCATGCCCGGCAAGCAGATGGCGATCGACGCCGACCTCAACGCCGGCCTCATCGACGACGCCGAGGCGAAGAAGCGCCGGGCCGAGGTCGCTGCCGAGGCCGACTTCTACGGCGCCATGGACGGTGGTTCCAAGTTCGTCAAGGGCGACGCCATCGCGGCCATCATCATCACGCTGATCAACCTGATCGGCGGCTTCGCGGTCGGCATCCTGCAGGCCGGGATGGCGCCGGTCGACGCGATGAACCACTACAGCATGCTGAGCATCGGCGACGGCCTGGTTTCGCAGATCCCCGCCCTGCTGCTGTCGGTCGCCACCGGTCTGATCGTGACCCGCTCGGCGACCTCCGGCGACATGGGGCAGAGCGTCACCACGCAGCTCAGCCAGAACAAGCTCGCCCTGCGCATCGGCGGTGGCGCGGCCCTCGCGCTGTGCGTCATCCCCGGCCTGCCGAAGCTGCCCTTCCTGGTGGTCGGCGCGTCCGTGCTGGCCATCGCCCACCGGATCAAGGATCCGGTGCCGGAGGCGATCGAGGCGGCCGCCGCCGAAGCGGTCGAGATGCCGTCCCCGGACTCGCCCGAACAGCTGCTCGGCGAGATGCGGATCGACCCGCTGGAACTCGCCCTGGCGCCGGACCTGGTCGACCTGGTCGACGCCAGCAGCGGGGACCTGCTGGACCGGGTCCGCGCTCTGCGCCGCAAGATGGCGATGGAACTGGGCGTCATCATGCCGCCGGTCCGCACCCGGGACGACTTGGATCTGCCGCTTTCCTCGTACGCGATCCGTATTTCCGGTGTTGATGCCGGCGCCGGACAGGCGCCGCCGGGCACCGTGCTGGCCATCGGCGAGGGGTTGCAGGCACTTCCCGGCCGTGCCGGGGTGGAGCCGGTCTTCGGCCTGGCCGGCAAGTGGGTCCCGGCCGAGATGCACTACCAGGCAGAACTCTCCGGCGCGACGGTGGTGGACCGAGCGTCGGTGATCATCACGCACCTGGCCGAGATCGTCCGGACCAACGCCAGCCGCCTGCTCGGCCGGGAGGACGTCCGCGCGCTGAGCGAGATGGTGAAACGAACCCATCCGGTCGTGGTCGAGGAACTGACCCCGGCGCTGCTCAGCCTCGGCCAGGTGCAGAAGGTGCTGCAGGCGCTGCTGGACGAGGGGGTGCCGATCCGCGACCTGGTCCGGATCTTCGAGGCACTCTCACTGCGGGCGAAGATCTCGATGGATCACGACAGCCTGGTCGAGGCCGCCCGGGGCGCGCTCGGCCCGGCCATCGCCGCCCAGTACGCGACGGCCGGCCGGCTCACCGTGATCACGCTGGACCCGATGCTCGAGCAGGGACTGCTCGAATCGTTGCGACCCAGCGACACCGGCGCCTTCATGGCGATCGACGGCATGCGTGCCGAGGCGATCGTCAGCGAGGCCAGCCGGCTCGCCGAGGCCGCGGAGCAGCAGGGACTCAATCCGGTCCTGGCTTGCTCACCACAACTGCGGCTGCCGCTGATGCGGCTGCTGCGGGCCGGCTCCCGCCGGGTGCAGGTGCTGTCGTACAGCGAAATCTCTGGTTCCACCGCACAGATCGAGACGATAGGGGTGGTGAACGGTGCCTACGCGGGTGCTGCTTGA
- a CDS encoding EscU/YscU/HrcU family type III secretion system export apparatus switch protein, which yields MSGEKTEEPTQQKLKKAKQEGQIGRSQDLGAWAGMLAASIMLPRTLRNAMDHARELMTKVPDTIANPDPGKTLAILKDGLLSAAWAVLPLAVTMMAVGILAAGAQGGIRVATKLFIPKFNRLNPFSGIKRMLGPQALWEGVKALVKTIVLGTVLYFTMKDIVPVLMTAGQLPLTSLLSTVTDASIQLIRAAAVAGLVMAAADYFVVRRRTKKQLRMSKEEVKQEHKNTEGDPLVKAQIRAKQMAMARNRQMADVPTADVVVVNPVHVAVALRYDPEKGAPRVVAKGKGPLAAKIRQLATENRVPMVQDVALARALNSSVEIGQEIPAEFFAAVAKVLAFVMSLKARGAAAGLHRNPNPTPAMA from the coding sequence ATGTCTGGCGAGAAGACCGAGGAACCGACACAACAAAAGCTCAAGAAGGCCAAGCAAGAGGGCCAGATCGGGCGCAGTCAGGACCTCGGCGCCTGGGCCGGCATGCTGGCCGCCAGCATCATGCTGCCCCGCACGCTGCGCAACGCCATGGACCACGCCCGTGAGCTGATGACCAAGGTGCCGGACACCATCGCGAACCCGGATCCCGGCAAGACCCTCGCCATCCTCAAGGACGGCCTGCTCAGCGCCGCCTGGGCGGTGCTGCCGCTGGCGGTCACCATGATGGCGGTCGGCATCCTGGCGGCCGGCGCGCAGGGCGGCATCCGGGTGGCGACCAAGCTGTTCATCCCCAAGTTCAACCGGTTGAACCCGTTCAGCGGGATCAAGCGCATGCTCGGCCCGCAGGCGCTCTGGGAGGGCGTCAAGGCCCTGGTGAAGACGATCGTTCTCGGCACGGTCCTCTACTTCACCATGAAGGACATCGTGCCGGTGCTCATGACGGCCGGCCAACTCCCGCTCACCTCACTGCTCTCCACGGTCACCGACGCCTCGATCCAGCTGATCCGGGCGGCCGCGGTAGCCGGCCTGGTGATGGCGGCGGCCGACTACTTCGTGGTCCGCCGGCGCACCAAGAAGCAGCTGCGGATGAGCAAGGAAGAGGTCAAGCAGGAGCACAAGAACACCGAGGGCGATCCGCTGGTCAAGGCCCAGATCCGGGCCAAGCAGATGGCCATGGCCCGCAATCGGCAGATGGCGGACGTGCCCACCGCGGACGTGGTGGTGGTCAACCCGGTGCACGTCGCCGTCGCGCTGCGGTACGACCCGGAGAAGGGTGCCCCTCGGGTGGTGGCGAAGGGCAAGGGGCCGCTGGCCGCGAAGATCCGCCAGCTCGCCACCGAGAACCGGGTGCCGATGGTGCAGGACGTCGCCCTGGCCCGGGCGCTGAACTCCAGCGTCGAGATCGGCCAGGAGATTCCGGCGGAGTTCTTCGCCGCGGTGGCGAAGGTGCTGGCGTTCGTGATGAGCCTGAAGGCACGTGGTGCGGCTGCTGGTTTGCACCGCAACCCGAACCCCACCCCAGCTATGGCATAA
- a CDS encoding flagellar biosynthetic protein FliR — MNYDVPIAQLLAIMLGAVRTGAWMMICPPFNSRLIPGPVKALLSVGFTLPMAPYLQSTIPSLETADLIASAALQVFIGAGLGFLTALLFAAIQAAGDLLDLFGGFTLASAYDPFSMSQSSIFGRFYQLLAITLLFASDGHQLILRGFLQSFRTLPLDTTFSMETFSRLLVRGIGEMFLAAVQIAGPLIAVLFLADVALGLLNRVAPALNAFQLGFPVKIFLVVTLSGIAIAMLPGILDVLVDKAVTAVVRLSGG, encoded by the coding sequence ATGAACTACGACGTGCCCATTGCGCAGCTCCTGGCGATCATGCTGGGAGCGGTACGAACGGGCGCGTGGATGATGATCTGCCCGCCGTTCAACTCGCGGCTCATCCCCGGGCCGGTCAAGGCGCTGCTCTCGGTCGGCTTCACCCTGCCGATGGCGCCGTACCTGCAGAGCACGATCCCCTCGCTGGAGACCGCGGACCTGATCGCCAGCGCCGCACTGCAGGTGTTCATCGGCGCCGGGCTGGGCTTCCTCACCGCCCTGCTGTTCGCCGCCATCCAGGCGGCTGGTGACCTGCTCGACCTGTTCGGCGGTTTCACGCTGGCCTCCGCATACGACCCGTTCTCGATGAGCCAGAGCTCGATCTTCGGCCGGTTCTACCAGCTCCTCGCGATCACCCTGCTCTTCGCCAGCGACGGGCACCAGCTCATCCTCCGGGGATTCCTGCAGAGCTTCCGTACGCTGCCGCTGGACACCACGTTCTCGATGGAGACCTTCAGCCGCCTGCTGGTCCGCGGCATCGGTGAGATGTTCCTGGCCGCGGTCCAGATCGCCGGGCCGCTGATCGCCGTGCTGTTCCTCGCCGACGTCGCGCTCGGCCTGCTCAACCGGGTGGCGCCCGCGCTCAACGCGTTCCAGCTCGGTTTCCCGGTGAAGATCTTCCTGGTGGTCACGCTCTCGGGCATCGCCATCGCGATGCTGCCGGGAATTCTCGACGTGCTGGTCGACAAGGCGGTCACCGCGGTGGTCCGGCTCAGCGGGGGTTGA
- the fliP gene encoding flagellar type III secretion system pore protein FliP (The bacterial flagellar biogenesis protein FliP forms a type III secretion system (T3SS)-type pore required for flagellar assembly.) has protein sequence MMRRAILLLMLGAGLAMVLLPAAASALPGDSAGVVLAAPQAPAPPSPPSINIDINGTNPDGSRPASSLVIVLGLTLLSVAPALLLLCTCFTKVFMVLGITRNALGLTSMPPNQVLAGLALFLSLFIMGPTVSGINEQGVQPYLAGDKTQSQAFRDGVEPLREFMYDVTREDELALLIKVSGEERPANIESVPLTTLVPAFILSELRAAFIIGFVIFIPFLIIDLVVSASLMSLGMMMLPPVTVALPFKLLLFVLVNGWSLIITALVGSY, from the coding sequence ATGATGCGACGCGCGATCCTGCTGCTGATGCTGGGTGCCGGACTGGCCATGGTCCTGCTCCCGGCCGCAGCGTCCGCGCTACCCGGCGACTCGGCGGGCGTGGTTCTGGCTGCGCCGCAGGCACCGGCGCCGCCTTCGCCGCCCTCGATCAACATCGATATCAACGGTACGAATCCCGACGGCAGCCGCCCGGCGTCCTCCCTGGTGATCGTCCTCGGCCTGACGCTGCTCTCGGTCGCCCCGGCGCTGCTGCTGCTCTGCACCTGTTTCACCAAGGTCTTCATGGTGCTCGGCATCACCCGCAACGCGCTCGGCCTGACCAGCATGCCGCCCAACCAGGTGCTGGCCGGGCTGGCGCTGTTCCTGAGCCTGTTCATCATGGGCCCGACCGTCTCGGGCATCAACGAGCAGGGCGTGCAGCCCTATCTCGCCGGTGACAAGACGCAGTCGCAGGCGTTCCGGGACGGTGTCGAGCCGTTGCGCGAGTTCATGTACGACGTGACCCGCGAGGACGAGCTCGCCCTGCTGATCAAGGTGTCCGGCGAGGAGCGGCCGGCGAACATCGAGTCGGTGCCGCTGACCACGCTGGTCCCGGCCTTCATTCTCTCCGAGCTGCGGGCCGCCTTCATCATCGGCTTCGTCATCTTCATCCCGTTCCTCATCATCGACCTCGTGGTGTCGGCGTCCCTGATGTCGCTGGGCATGATGATGTTGCCCCCGGTGACCGTGGCGCTGCCGTTCAAGCTGCTGCTGTTCGTGCTGGTCAACGGCTGGAGTCTGATCATCACGGCCCTGGTCGGTTCGTACTGA
- a CDS encoding FliO/MopB family protein, whose product MIGLVVQVVFSLLVVLFLMWGLARVLRRPYGGRGAGPLAVLNREQLSRGSMIAVVRVADRALVLGITEQQVSLLGETELDAFETEPAEHRDALEVDAVTLPGWHPVGVGGRMDDTPRTWVSPLEFLRDRTSRR is encoded by the coding sequence TTGATCGGGCTCGTCGTCCAGGTCGTCTTCTCGCTGCTGGTCGTCCTCTTCCTGATGTGGGGCCTGGCCAGGGTGCTGCGCCGCCCGTACGGCGGACGCGGCGCCGGACCGCTGGCGGTGCTGAACCGGGAGCAGCTCAGCCGCGGCTCGATGATCGCCGTGGTCCGGGTGGCCGACCGGGCGCTGGTGCTGGGCATCACCGAACAGCAGGTCAGCCTGCTCGGCGAGACCGAGCTCGACGCCTTCGAGACGGAACCGGCCGAGCACCGCGACGCGCTCGAGGTGGACGCCGTGACGCTGCCCGGCTGGCATCCGGTCGGCGTCGGCGGCCGGATGGACGACACACCGCGTACCTGGGTCTCACCGCTGGAGTTCCTCCGCGATCGGACGTCCCGCCGATGA
- the fliN gene encoding flagellar motor switch protein FliN, protein MTAPTINAPQLALARNAAEAALAVLPTSRALVAADPVAPDAGTVIDGQAITARFTGAASGEVVVVVGQDLADALRESPLGELDLTAAVRPALEAAARVFGPVVLDPGQLMEPEVALSALATKEGAVAVPLRDDEAVRAVVALALSQWPGDEPPAASLAPQTTRMPGGGARGGLDMLHDVEMEVSAELGRTRMSVRELLSLTPGAIVELDRAAGSPADLLVNGRLIARGEVVVVDENFGIRITEIVSPGTERE, encoded by the coding sequence ATGACCGCCCCCACCATCAACGCGCCGCAGCTGGCGCTCGCCCGGAACGCCGCCGAAGCCGCGCTGGCCGTCCTGCCCACCAGCCGGGCGCTGGTCGCCGCCGACCCGGTGGCCCCCGACGCCGGGACGGTGATCGACGGCCAAGCGATCACGGCGCGGTTCACCGGCGCGGCGTCCGGCGAGGTCGTCGTGGTGGTCGGCCAGGATCTGGCGGACGCGCTGCGGGAGAGCCCGCTCGGCGAACTGGATCTGACCGCCGCCGTCCGGCCGGCGCTGGAGGCGGCCGCCCGGGTCTTCGGTCCGGTGGTGCTCGACCCGGGCCAGCTGATGGAGCCCGAGGTCGCGCTCAGCGCGCTGGCCACCAAGGAGGGCGCGGTCGCGGTCCCCTTGCGGGACGACGAGGCGGTACGCGCGGTCGTCGCCCTCGCGCTGAGCCAGTGGCCCGGCGACGAGCCGCCGGCCGCGAGCCTGGCGCCGCAGACGACCCGGATGCCCGGCGGCGGCGCCCGCGGCGGTCTCGACATGCTGCACGACGTGGAGATGGAGGTCTCCGCCGAACTGGGCCGGACCAGGATGAGCGTCCGCGAGCTGCTGTCGCTGACACCCGGCGCGATCGTCGAGCTGGACCGGGCCGCGGGCAGTCCCGCCGACCTGCTGGTCAACGGCCGGCTGATCGCCCGTGGCGAGGTCGTGGTGGTGGACGAGAACTTCGGGATCCGGATCACCGAGATCGTCTCTCCCGGCACCGAGCGGGAGTAG
- a CDS encoding flagellar motor switch protein FliM has translation MTTASRSPGRMSRRGQGGGPAPYDFRRPIKLSREHVRTLQIAFETYARSCGTLLTTRLRAVSNVSLISIEQLNYDEYVASLANPTIIGVVVLDPLPGTVLMEIAQSAVMTAIDHMLGGPGGTQPERPLTEVEMPLLRGLLERMLGELRYGFETLVDISPKLKEIEYNAQFLRAHAPGDAVVVASFETKIGAEECIATICLPFNTILPVLSRTETIVLSAAERQVRDRALRNLTAGLSAAPIDVAVRFQPIRMRTDDIVDLRPGDVVPLGHPTSRPLEVTVNDIVFGHAVPGNQGARLACLVVPSPNEHSSKESGRS, from the coding sequence GTGACCACCGCTTCGCGTTCCCCCGGCAGGATGTCACGTCGCGGCCAAGGCGGAGGCCCGGCGCCGTACGACTTCCGCCGCCCGATCAAGCTTTCGCGTGAGCATGTCCGCACCCTGCAGATCGCCTTCGAGACGTACGCGCGAAGCTGCGGAACCCTGCTGACCACCCGGCTCAGGGCGGTCAGCAATGTCTCGTTGATCTCCATCGAGCAGCTGAACTACGACGAGTACGTCGCCTCGCTCGCCAACCCCACGATCATCGGCGTGGTCGTTCTGGACCCGCTCCCCGGCACGGTGCTGATGGAGATCGCGCAGTCGGCGGTGATGACCGCGATCGACCACATGCTCGGTGGCCCCGGCGGCACCCAGCCGGAGCGGCCGCTGACCGAGGTGGAGATGCCGCTGCTGCGCGGCCTGCTCGAGCGGATGCTGGGCGAATTGCGCTACGGCTTCGAGACGCTTGTCGACATCTCGCCGAAGCTCAAGGAGATCGAATACAACGCGCAGTTCCTGCGCGCGCACGCCCCGGGCGACGCCGTCGTGGTGGCCTCCTTCGAGACCAAGATCGGTGCCGAGGAGTGCATCGCCACCATCTGCCTGCCGTTCAACACGATCCTGCCGGTGCTCTCCCGGACCGAGACGATCGTGCTCAGCGCGGCCGAGCGGCAGGTACGCGACCGGGCCCTGCGCAACCTCACCGCCGGACTTTCCGCGGCTCCGATCGACGTAGCAGTGCGATTCCAGCCCATTCGGATGCGTACCGATGACATCGTGGATCTACGTCCGGGTGACGTCGTGCCGCTGGGGCATCCGACCAGCCGGCCTCTTGAGGTGACCGTCAACGACATCGTCTTCGGCCATGCCGTTCCCGGTAACCAAGGCGCCCGGCTCGCCTGTCTCGTCGTGCCGTCGCCCAACGAGCACTCGTCCAAGGAGTCTGGCCGCTCATGA